The following are encoded in a window of Amphibacillus xylanus NBRC 15112 genomic DNA:
- a CDS encoding MFS transporter: protein MISTRSRFWVLVSFVMISGFSQGMLLPLLAIILEQNGVSSSVNGLHATGLYIGVLIASPFMEKPLRKFGYKPIILLGGLLMFIALILFPVYQSIVFWFVLRLLIGIGDQMVNFSSQTWITSTTPASRRGRTVALYGLFFSLGFAFGPLMSRFIQIHESLPFLIAAGLCLTVWLLVWFIKNEHIAESGEIDNVQTTSTIQRFITSTKLAWIAFLGPLAYGILEALLHGIFPIYGLRIGHDVEVISLIIPFFSLSTLITQVPLGALGDRIGRQKLLGIVTAIGSVIFFLSAQFEHSTVALICTFAFSGMLLGSLFSMGVSYMADIVPRELLPAGNIMCGVSFSLGSIAGPNLGGLFIDIFPNVSFFYMIVVILIILSTLFFVKKKPVLNH, encoded by the coding sequence TTGATTTCAACACGTTCGAGGTTTTGGGTTCTTGTAAGTTTTGTAATGATATCAGGATTTTCCCAAGGTATGCTACTTCCATTACTTGCAATTATATTAGAACAGAATGGTGTATCGTCATCCGTTAATGGTCTACATGCAACCGGTTTATATATTGGTGTATTAATTGCTTCTCCATTTATGGAAAAACCTTTGCGAAAGTTTGGCTACAAACCAATTATCTTGCTTGGTGGTCTGTTAATGTTTATCGCACTGATCCTGTTTCCAGTTTATCAATCGATTGTCTTTTGGTTTGTCCTTCGCTTGTTAATTGGAATTGGTGATCAAATGGTGAACTTTTCTTCACAAACATGGATTACGTCAACAACACCTGCTAGTAGGCGAGGAAGAACTGTCGCTTTATACGGTTTGTTTTTCAGTTTAGGATTTGCATTCGGTCCATTGATGTCTCGATTTATTCAAATTCATGAAAGCCTGCCGTTTTTAATTGCAGCTGGATTATGCTTAACCGTTTGGTTATTAGTTTGGTTTATTAAAAATGAACATATTGCAGAAAGTGGAGAAATTGATAATGTTCAGACAACCTCAACAATACAACGCTTTATAACATCGACAAAATTAGCTTGGATTGCCTTTTTAGGTCCTTTAGCTTATGGTATTCTCGAAGCTCTCTTACATGGTATTTTCCCAATCTATGGATTAAGAATCGGTCATGATGTTGAGGTAATTTCATTGATCATTCCATTCTTCTCTCTATCGACGCTCATTACCCAAGTACCTCTTGGTGCATTAGGTGATCGAATTGGTAGACAGAAATTGTTAGGGATTGTTACCGCAATAGGTTCAGTTATCTTTTTCTTAAGCGCACAATTTGAACACTCAACAGTCGCATTAATCTGTACATTCGCATTTTCTGGGATGTTGCTAGGTTCTCTGTTTTCAATGGGGGTCTCATACATGGCAGATATTGTCCCTAGAGAGCTACTTCCAGCAGGGAACATTATGTGTGGTGTATCATTTAGCTTAGGTAGTATTGCCGGACCAAATTTAGGTGGATTATTTATTGATATTTTCCCTAACGTATCCTTTTTCTATATGATTGTCGTTATTTTGATTATTCTCTCCACCTTATTCTTCGTAAAGAAAAAGCCTGTATTAAATCATTAA
- a CDS encoding YfkD family protein, protein MKYILPVIMFFCLTTEVLAEVDFTTMLPEHIPSHVQSIEKENTANQKQRELLEVEPNEQTAKLLEKTEVKITNPHLIEQLNATEVNQSVFAFGYSSEVYLGRWPLSYQSVESSVNWAYQKINDNFIGDHPLTYVQSEERHVSGGLQSKLANSDQVQNMILQDAQERIKWPIDYESTFGINTTKQLPMTNDARAEQLEAYAAAVKEIGKVTYGEVYLKMKGRKQELKIKNIVEEEVIAWLPIQDHLAFHLK, encoded by the coding sequence ATGAAATATATCCTACCAGTGATTATGTTCTTTTGTTTAACTACTGAGGTACTGGCAGAGGTCGACTTCACTACAATGCTTCCGGAGCATATACCGTCTCATGTTCAATCGATCGAAAAAGAAAATACTGCAAATCAAAAACAAAGAGAACTACTAGAAGTAGAACCGAACGAACAAACAGCTAAGTTGTTAGAGAAAACAGAAGTTAAAATTACTAACCCCCATTTAATTGAACAGCTAAACGCTACAGAAGTAAATCAATCAGTATTTGCTTTTGGTTATTCGAGTGAAGTATATCTTGGACGCTGGCCGTTATCTTATCAGTCAGTAGAATCATCTGTAAATTGGGCGTATCAGAAAATCAATGATAATTTTATTGGAGATCATCCGCTAACGTATGTTCAAAGTGAAGAACGACACGTTAGTGGTGGATTGCAAAGTAAGTTAGCCAATAGTGACCAAGTACAAAATATGATATTACAAGACGCACAAGAACGGATTAAGTGGCCAATTGATTATGAGTCGACATTTGGGATAAACACAACGAAGCAACTCCCAATGACTAATGATGCTCGTGCAGAACAACTTGAAGCTTATGCCGCTGCTGTTAAAGAAATTGGCAAAGTGACTTACGGTGAAGTTTACTTAAAGATGAAAGGCCGAAAACAAGAATTGAAAATAAAAAATATTGTAGAAGAAGAAGTCATTGCCTGGTTACCGATTCAAGATCATCTAGCCTTTCATTTAAAATAA
- a CDS encoding mechanosensitive ion channel family protein — MDLSWEQFYQTILLIFESRIAKVIIGGLIILIFMLFFQRIVRSIFSKGRLLDANESNTMISLLNSIIKYVALIGFIFYFLHVFGIKIGSMLAGAGVLGIIIGFGAQSLVQDLLGGLFIVYEKQLKTGDYVIVNDVHSGTVEAIGFRILKIRKWSGALLSINNGQVQTIENFNEGRMRIIEKITTSFEQDPQETELVIEQICSALNRELGEHLLKDLSGEPIEPFKYIGMASTNEDYRGFSFYIVGLCQDATYWQTARDTRGIIAKYLYKHNIKMPEQHVLTRERKDH, encoded by the coding sequence ATGGATTTAAGTTGGGAACAGTTTTATCAAACGATTTTATTAATTTTTGAATCAAGAATCGCCAAAGTTATTATTGGTGGTTTAATTATTTTGATTTTCATGCTTTTTTTTCAACGTATTGTGCGTTCAATTTTTAGCAAAGGGCGCTTGCTCGATGCCAATGAATCAAACACGATGATTTCACTACTGAATTCAATCATTAAATATGTCGCATTAATCGGCTTTATCTTTTACTTTTTACATGTTTTCGGTATTAAAATTGGAAGTATGCTCGCAGGTGCAGGTGTATTAGGAATAATTATTGGTTTTGGTGCACAGAGCTTAGTCCAAGATTTACTAGGTGGATTATTTATCGTATATGAAAAGCAGCTTAAAACTGGTGATTATGTCATTGTCAATGATGTGCATTCTGGTACAGTTGAAGCGATTGGATTTCGTATTTTAAAAATTAGAAAATGGTCAGGTGCGCTATTATCGATTAATAATGGTCAAGTTCAAACGATCGAAAACTTCAATGAAGGTCGAATGAGAATTATTGAAAAAATTACAACAAGCTTTGAGCAAGATCCTCAAGAAACAGAGCTTGTCATTGAACAAATTTGTTCAGCACTTAACCGTGAGCTTGGTGAACACCTGCTTAAAGATTTATCAGGTGAACCAATTGAGCCGTTTAAATACATTGGAATGGCATCAACTAATGAAGATTATCGCGGCTTCAGCTTCTATATTGTTGGTCTATGCCAGGATGCAACATACTGGCAAACCGCCCGTGATACAAGAGGTATTATCGCGAAGTATCTTTACAAACATAATATTAAAATGCCAGAACAGCATGTACTAACGAGAGAAAGAAAAGATCATTAA
- the pdaA gene encoding delta-lactam-biosynthetic de-N-acetylase — protein MQVKILTVFMVCCLLIPSTSYAYGWGYKKGPKNQPPEVGKYGEILKKHGGYYLDDSGEKTVYLTFDNGYEAGYTETILDILQEENVPATFFLTGHYVRSAPEIVKRIASDGHIIGNHSYHHYDFTELTKEKYLKEVTDLDRAIEAVTGIERLHYLRPPRGVFNEQTIEWGNEFGYIHMFWSVAFVDWHSDQNKGWESAYRQVIDQMHPGAIILLHTVTEDNALALSHLIKDLKQEGYEFRSLDDLVLRDMIKDPLAIAK, from the coding sequence ATGCAAGTGAAAATCTTAACTGTTTTCATGGTCTGCTGTCTACTGATACCAAGTACGAGTTATGCATATGGTTGGGGTTATAAGAAAGGTCCAAAAAATCAGCCACCAGAGGTAGGAAAGTATGGAGAAATATTAAAAAAACATGGTGGATATTATTTAGATGATTCAGGTGAGAAAACCGTATATCTAACGTTTGATAATGGATATGAAGCTGGTTATACAGAAACAATTTTAGATATTTTGCAAGAAGAAAATGTTCCTGCAACATTTTTCCTTACAGGTCACTACGTAAGAAGCGCACCAGAGATTGTGAAGCGGATTGCTTCTGATGGTCATATTATTGGGAATCACTCGTATCATCATTATGATTTTACCGAGCTGACGAAAGAAAAATATTTAAAAGAAGTGACAGATTTAGACCGAGCCATAGAGGCAGTAACAGGTATCGAAAGACTTCATTATTTAAGACCTCCTCGAGGAGTCTTTAATGAGCAAACAATCGAGTGGGGTAATGAATTTGGGTATATTCATATGTTTTGGTCTGTTGCATTTGTTGATTGGCACAGTGATCAAAATAAGGGATGGGAGTCTGCTTACCGACAAGTGATTGATCAAATGCATCCAGGTGCTATTATCCTGTTGCATACTGTGACGGAAGATAATGCACTAGCACTTAGTCATTTAATCAAAGATCTAAAGCAAGAAGGCTATGAATTTAGATCTTTAGATGATTTAGTACTGCGTGATATGATTAAAGATCCACTTGCGATTGCTAAGTAA